A genomic stretch from Gemmatimonadaceae bacterium includes:
- a CDS encoding peptidylprolyl isomerase, translating to MKRVLVLAACVALAACGTKKTPAVAIPTTAPDSFRVAFVTSRGPFTVQVNRALAPRGVDRFYHLVAIGYFADVRFFRVVPGFIVQFGLSGDPQANVQWSNNTILDDSVKETNARGTIVFATAGPNTRSNQFFINLGNNTQLDAQGFAPFGHVVDGMAVVDSIYAGYGEQPDQTRITAEGNSYLSASFPKLDYIKSATIVADTSGTKE from the coding sequence ATGAAACGCGTACTCGTACTGGCGGCCTGCGTCGCGCTGGCCGCCTGCGGAACCAAGAAGACGCCGGCCGTCGCGATTCCCACCACCGCGCCCGATTCGTTCCGGGTGGCGTTCGTGACCAGCCGCGGGCCGTTCACGGTGCAGGTGAACCGGGCGCTCGCGCCGCGCGGGGTGGATCGCTTCTATCATCTGGTGGCCATCGGGTACTTTGCCGACGTGCGCTTTTTCCGTGTGGTGCCCGGGTTCATCGTGCAGTTCGGCCTGAGCGGCGATCCGCAGGCCAACGTGCAGTGGTCCAACAACACCATCCTCGACGATTCCGTAAAGGAGACCAACGCCAGGGGGACCATCGTGTTCGCCACCGCGGGGCCCAACACCCGGTCCAACCAGTTCTTCATCAACCTGGGCAACAACACGCAGCTCGACGCGCAGGGGTTCGCGCCGTTCGGCCACGTGGTGGACGGCATGGCCGTGGTGGATTCCATCTATGCCGGGTATGGCGAGCAACCCGACCAGACCCGGATCACCGCCGAGGGGAACTCGTATCTGTCGGCGTCGTTCCCCAAGCTGGATTACATCAAGAGCGCCACGATCGTGGCAGACACCTCCGGGACCAAGGAGTAG
- a CDS encoding creatininase family protein: MRISDMSWMQVEEYLKHDDRAVLPLGSTEQHSHLRLTVDCILPERVAAEAAEPLGIPVFPVVPYGVTPYFREFPGSISLRVETHLRVVGDILDGMAHSGFRRILIVNGHGGNGAVAPFAQEWAADHADCRVLFHNWWNAPATWAKVQAIDPVASHGSWMENFPWTRLPGAAMPANQRPMVDLARVRALDPVALREYLGDGNYGGLYQRPDEDMLALWQVAVQETRALLTGSWGGAS, from the coding sequence ATGCGCATCAGCGACATGAGCTGGATGCAGGTGGAAGAATACCTGAAACACGACGACCGCGCCGTGCTGCCGCTGGGCAGCACCGAGCAGCACAGCCACCTGCGCCTCACGGTGGACTGCATCCTTCCCGAACGCGTGGCCGCCGAAGCCGCCGAACCGCTCGGCATCCCGGTCTTCCCGGTGGTGCCGTATGGCGTCACCCCGTACTTCCGCGAGTTCCCGGGCTCGATCTCGCTCCGCGTCGAGACGCACCTCCGCGTGGTGGGCGACATCCTCGACGGCATGGCCCACAGCGGCTTCCGCCGCATCCTCATCGTGAACGGCCACGGCGGCAACGGCGCCGTGGCGCCGTTCGCGCAGGAGTGGGCCGCCGATCACGCAGACTGCCGAGTGCTGTTCCACAACTGGTGGAACGCGCCGGCCACCTGGGCCAAGGTGCAGGCCATAGACCCCGTGGCGTCGCACGGCTCGTGGATGGAGAACTTTCCGTGGACTCGGCTGCCGGGCGCGGCCATGCCCGCCAACCAGCGCCCCATGGTGGACCTCGCCCGGGTGCGCGCGCTCGATCCGGTGGCCCTGCGCGAATACCTGGGCGACGGCAACTACGGCGGCCTGTACCAGCGGCCGGACGAGGACATGCTCGCCCTCTGGCAGGTGGCGGTGCAGGAAACCCGCGCCCTGCTCACCGGCTCGTGGGGCGGCGCGTCGTAG
- a CDS encoding SDR family NAD(P)-dependent oxidoreductase — MAPDFSGRTVVVTGAAHGFGRAIATAFAQRGAAVWGCDIVESELAETQRMCAAGGGRCAVRPMDVTDKSAVDAFVAEASADTGRVDILVNNAGGVLGQVGRALEQVTPQEWQSIFAVNVSGAFYCAQAVAPAMKAARRGRIVNISSGAGLGISLTGIQAYASAKAAQIALTRQLAHELGPWGITVNNIAPGFVRSNAATERQWEAYGEQGQQALVNAIALKRLGTPEDIAHGVLFFASDQAGWITGQVLSIDGGK, encoded by the coding sequence ATGGCTCCCGACTTCAGCGGCAGAACAGTCGTCGTCACCGGCGCGGCGCACGGGTTCGGCCGCGCCATCGCCACGGCGTTCGCCCAGCGCGGCGCCGCCGTGTGGGGCTGCGATATCGTGGAGAGCGAACTCGCCGAGACGCAGCGGATGTGCGCGGCGGGCGGTGGACGGTGCGCCGTGCGCCCGATGGACGTGACCGACAAGAGCGCCGTGGATGCGTTCGTTGCCGAGGCGTCGGCCGACACGGGGCGCGTGGACATCCTGGTGAACAACGCCGGCGGCGTGCTGGGCCAGGTGGGGCGCGCCCTCGAACAGGTGACGCCCCAGGAGTGGCAGAGCATCTTTGCCGTGAACGTGAGCGGCGCGTTCTACTGTGCGCAGGCCGTGGCGCCGGCCATGAAGGCGGCGCGCCGCGGCCGCATCGTGAACATCTCGAGCGGCGCCGGGCTGGGCATCAGCCTCACCGGCATCCAGGCGTACGCGTCGGCCAAGGCGGCGCAGATCGCGCTCACGCGGCAACTAGCGCACGAGTTGGGACCGTGGGGCATCACCGTCAACAACATCGCGCCGGGCTTCGTGCGCTCCAACGCCGCCACCGAGCGGCAGTGGGAAGCATACGGCGAGCAGGGCCAGCAGGCGCTGGTCAACGCCATCGCGCTCAAGCGGCTGGGGACGCCCGAAGACATCGCCCACGGCGTGCTGTTCTTTGCCTCCGACCAGGCCGGCTGGATCACCGGCCAGGTGCTTTCCATTGACGGGGGCAAGTGA
- a CDS encoding dipeptidase: MALNDVLTHLRSRHDAILAELVEFASIPSVSTDPAHAADMQAAARWVAGKLAAAGPFTVRTIATPGNPIVYAEWLGAPGRPTVLVYGHYDVQPEDPIDKWHSPPFTPTVRDGRLYARGVSDDKGPMLIPIEVARSFFAVAGALPVNVKCMFEGEVEIGSPSLDAFIRDNQALLAANVVLSADGAMWRIDEPSLTVASRGLAGLELTLTGASKDLHSGRHGGGVANPLHAMAQLIAGLHEPGGRVAVAGFYDKVRDLGPAERAEIAALPFDEARYLAQVGAPAAFGEPGYTTLERQWTRPTLEVNGMWGGYQGPGGKTVIPTEAHAKITCRLVPHQDPDEIVALVTRHLQSHVPPGTQLAVSPGDHGARAAHIEPDHFALQAAGEALFQTYGVKPLVVRMGGTVPISELFQRHMGLATVFFSFSTADEDYHAPNEFFRVHRLHEGLQAWARIWALLGGSAP; this comes from the coding sequence ATGGCGCTGAACGACGTGCTCACCCATCTCCGCTCGCGCCACGACGCCATTCTCGCCGAACTCGTGGAGTTCGCGTCCATCCCGAGCGTGAGCACCGATCCCGCGCACGCCGCCGACATGCAGGCCGCCGCGCGGTGGGTGGCCGGCAAGCTCGCGGCGGCCGGCCCGTTTACCGTGCGCACCATCGCCACGCCCGGCAACCCGATCGTGTACGCCGAATGGCTGGGCGCGCCAGGCAGGCCCACGGTGCTGGTGTACGGCCATTACGACGTGCAGCCCGAAGACCCGATCGACAAATGGCACAGCCCACCCTTCACGCCCACGGTGCGCGACGGACGGCTGTATGCGCGCGGCGTGTCGGACGACAAGGGCCCGATGTTGATCCCGATCGAGGTGGCGCGGTCGTTCTTCGCGGTGGCCGGCGCGCTGCCGGTGAACGTGAAGTGCATGTTCGAGGGCGAGGTGGAGATCGGCAGTCCCAGCCTCGACGCGTTCATCCGCGACAACCAGGCGCTGCTCGCCGCAAACGTGGTGCTCTCGGCGGACGGCGCGATGTGGCGCATCGACGAGCCCTCGCTCACCGTGGCCAGCCGCGGGCTGGCGGGGCTCGAACTCACGCTCACCGGCGCGTCCAAGGATCTGCACTCGGGGCGGCACGGCGGCGGCGTGGCCAACCCGCTGCACGCCATGGCGCAGCTCATCGCCGGTCTGCACGAGCCCGGCGGCCGAGTGGCCGTGGCCGGCTTCTATGATAAGGTCCGCGACCTCGGGCCCGCCGAACGCGCCGAGATCGCGGCCCTGCCCTTTGACGAGGCCAGATATCTGGCGCAGGTGGGCGCGCCGGCGGCGTTCGGCGAGCCGGGCTACACCACGTTGGAGCGCCAGTGGACTCGGCCCACGCTCGAGGTCAACGGCATGTGGGGCGGCTATCAGGGGCCGGGCGGCAAGACCGTGATCCCCACCGAGGCGCACGCCAAGATCACCTGCCGGCTGGTGCCCCATCAGGATCCCGACGAGATCGTGGCGCTCGTGACGCGCCATCTGCAATCGCACGTGCCGCCGGGCACGCAGCTCGCCGTCTCACCGGGCGATCACGGGGCGAGGGCGGCGCACATCGAGCCCGATCACTTTGCGCTGCAAGCGGCCGGCGAAGCGCTGTTCCAGACCTACGGCGTGAAGCCGCTGGTGGTGCGCATGGGCGGCACGGTGCCCATCTCGGAACTGTTCCAGCGCCACATGGGGCTCGCCACCGTGTTCTTCTCGTTCTCCACGGCCGACGAGGACTACCACGCGCCCAACGAGTTCTTCCGCGTGCACCGGCTGCACGAGGGGCTCCAGGCGTGGGCGCGCATCTGGGCACTGCTCGGCGGCTCCGCGCCCTGA